The following nucleotide sequence is from Primulina tabacum isolate GXHZ01 chromosome 2, ASM2559414v2, whole genome shotgun sequence.
GTAAGATAGTGTTAGTggttttttttgaaatattatcATGCTTCTCCACGAGTCGAATATTTGTGACAGTATCGATTTCCAAAATATCAGCTCAAGCGATGATCAACACACACGTGCTATGAATGCACACtcagaaaataaaaaacttaaaagtatttacGTGGTTCGGCCACAATACGGCTTACGTCCACGGAAAAAAGTCGCCCTTGCTTTATGGATCTTTCACCATATCAGAGTTTACAAAACAAGATATTGTGCGAACAAGAAATTTCAATCAAGGCTTTTTCCTCTCAATATTTCTAATCTCTCTCAACTCCTGTGTATCTCTGTTCCACTCTATATGGGTGTGAATTCTCTGATGCCGAATTAATGAATGAATCTTCCTCTCTTTCTTTTCTCCTGATtctcccacacacacacacacacacacacacgtgttGCACGAACCAGTAACTACCCCTTTCAATTAGTTAAGAACCGTTAACCTCCATCACTTCTGCCCCTCACACACACGAGACAGAAGCCTATTATGATTCATGGAAAAGGCCAAGCTTTTAGGCACAATTCTAACAGATAGAGGCgggattttggtttccagaccTTGAAGTTAATCGATTTGCTTTTGATTTACACAATCAAATATACATCCATCCGCATCTCACGACGTACATTGTGGACTGAGACGCCAATTTAGTACCTCATCAAAATGCAATTTCAAGATTGTCGTTAGCCACGTCCACTGACTAAATGAATTGGTACTAGACAATATATATAGATTTGAACAATCACAATAATCGGTACCTGAAATTTTTTAAGACTAATTAAATCTTTATACCCTCTCATACAAGTGTCCACTGCTTAACTTTTTCAACCTTATACGTTTCATAAAGCACCAAAACAGAAGAATATTTCGACCTTAATCTTAAGGGCAATCTTATTGTTGATtcattcagtttggattttgtaCAAATAGTGATAATCTTTCTTAGAATGCTGGAAAATCAATATTTCTATCTCAAGTATATGTATAGGTCGAGTTTCAAGTTAAGCTACTGAACTTCGTGCCTTATTTAACTCTTACTATCTAATACTATTAAATTGACTTTATCTTGTTAGTTATTTTCGCTACAACCTCTGAAATATAATTTCATAATGAAGAAAAGAGTCATTGTTATTTTCAGCTATTCAAACTATTTGAATGTTTTGAGCTAGATCGATCTATACAAATACTAGTTCAAttcaaattaatataatcaaCACAATAACACAGATTGCAGCGTTGATAGAGTTCGGATTTGGTTGTGTGCACTACTATCATGGACATGCAAACCATCTGCACAATACAAGATTTAAGAAAAAATCTAAACTGAAAGTTTAAAGAGTTGTTGTTCACAAATCAAGCAGTTAGCATTCATAAAATTCTGGTTCGATGCATATCCCCAACTTAAAACATTATAAATCCAAGTGCTTGAAAGCTGCGCAGACTGCTTAATTTTATTATACAAACCACAGTGGtaagataaaaaaaaagtgAAATCAAGAATCACCAATATGCTTTgaattcttgaatttccttgaaATTCATCCATGGCTGACTGCACAACTTTATTCTACAAACCACAGTAGTGAGATAGAAAGGTAGTGAAATCAAGCATCACCCACATGCTTGAATTCTTGAACTTCCTTGAAGTTCATCCATTGCTTCACCCAAACCTTAGCCTCATACACTTTCTTCTTGCCTCCATCGGTTGCCTCAAGGGTTATGTGGTACATGGTCCCTGCAACTACTTGCTGCTTCACATTCTTTACGTTCTTGAATTCCAACAGTGCGTTCTGAAACCATTACGTTAATCGATTTAAACCAAAGCTGTGTAGCCAAAATTGGATTCATTACGCTAGTTAGGCACATACAACTGATCTTTTTTATAAAGCAATTATTAATTTTAGCTATTGGTGCTCCTAATTTAGCGAGAATTATGTGATGCTTGTTGACATGATTTAGCAGAAGTTTGATTAACCTTCTAATTCctttcaaaatcaaatctgaGGTGCCCTAGCTCAATTATCTCCCATTTTTGCACCAATAGAACACTCTGCTGACGAAGTTCACAGATTTACCAAATAACAATGCGATAAAGGAGGTGATTACGGCCAAACTATCACATTTcccatcaaaattttaaaatgcgcTATTACAATCTTAAACCTAAAAAGGTATATAAAACCCTAAAACCATAAttcttacaaaaaaaaaaaaaatgaaaactgTAGGATAAAACGCAAAATTGGGTCACACAAGATGAAAATTCAACGGAAAAAAATCGCAAAAGACAGCAATTTCACACCAAAAACGACCAGAAATTCAGTAAACAAAGAGGAAGGAGAAACCTGCTTCTTGTTGTGCTCTTCAACGGCGAAACGCGCGAGATCTTCGATCTCGATGCTGTTCTGAGATCCTTCACACTGCCGAATAGTTCCCGTAGCCGCCATTTTGCGAAATGCTCTGCCTCTTATCTTCTTCTCTTTTTAAcagattataattataataaaatgcTTTGCTTCTTGTGTTGTATCATAGGAAatggtggtatttataggagggGGGAGAGGTGTGCTGTCCAATGAACTTTGTTTTTCTATACCCAAACGCGCTGGGAAAACGTGGTGCTGCCATTTGCCTCACTTTGCTAGTTAAGTTCcttcttctttcttctttttttaaaaaacatttttgGTGGAAAAAAGTCAAATTTTGTAAATGCAAAAGTACTAAATATTCGATGCGGGTATCGATCGCATGCATCTTGAGAATTATATTCAATAATGAtaactttgatatatatatatatataaaaagagAATTTCCTATCTAATTTAACTATTATCGACTTCGTCGTCGAGATCAAAGACAATCCTGCAAGTTATCGGAAAATTCGGACGCAGAAAAACTATTCTGCTGTCAAATCCAAGGGACAGCATATGGGGCTGTGGGTTTTAACTAAACTTCGTAAATTAAAGCCCAATTTGATTTACAGGCCCAATGGTCGAGTTATGTGGCCCAAAAACTCCAATTTCATTTCCATCTACCAAACAGAAAGCTCACCATATGTCGAGCTTGGCGTTGCAGAGATGGAGGTTTCTGCGAAGAACGAATCGTCGTTGCCGTCGAATGACCTGAAAGCTCTATTCTCTCTCTACTCCAGATATTTATACAACCGCATACGCACCTTGTTCCCCATTTCGATCAACTGCACCAATACTCTTCTTTCAAAAGTTGCCAACATATATGGCTACTCGGGACGAGGTCGCCGGAAGACCTGCCTTCCCCTCCCTTTACCTCCTACCGCTGCTGCTGCTTTACCCGATCGATCTTCCGTGTAAGGTTTTATGATGACTATACATCAATATTCTTCTGTCGATTTTTGGTTGAGCTGATAACATCAAGGTTTTCCACTCGCTAAATGCAGAgcagtttttttttgtttcatttgcattttatattgaattatCACCTATTCCTAGTAATTTTTGATAACTGAATTCAGTTGAAGAACAGTGATATTTAAATTGTATCGTGTGAGAATTTGTGTTACCGGAAACTTTCTTGTTCACCAATGCTAGAAAATTATCGAATCTGTAAAACATGTTCTTATATCTGTTAGCTCTGTAAATGGCAGGATCATAGTGGTTGTTTTATATTAGGTCAAATGGAGCAAATGTAATGTGACTGTGTGCGCAAGTGTGGATAATATTTATAATCAACATGCAGTGCTATAACCGAAGGGCATAGAATTTTTCATGTACTGGAAGATATTATAGAGCACACACTTCGAAATTTGCGAAGCATCCAGGAGAATTTAGGATTTTGGCAATCCAAAGCTGAGGTAAGCATGAATAACGTTATTGGCACGGTGGGCACTATTGTTTTGCTTGGGTTACATTTTGTCCTGAGCTTGATGTAacttcatgtttcagagttcaGATGTTCAGAAAGCATACTTTATGATTTGTGAACGAGGGCCTTATGCCTTCATTAGTGGTTCTGTTCAACTGATACGTGATTGTGTTGCTGATGGTTCTGGAATGCAAAATCTCTATAGTTCAGCTTCTTCTCATATATCTGAAAGGATACATGTGCTGACCAGTTTGAGATACTTTTTGGCTACGTTTTTGGCTGAGGTTTGTTATTTCTAGATTGAaggcatttttatattttccgTTGAAGTCATTCTTTTTCAGAAGTTCTCCAGTGGTAAACCTTTTGTTGCTTCCTCTGCCAGTGTAGTcattgaattttcttttttagaTAGAAATCTACATTATCAAAATCTAATTGAAATTTTTTCTCTCCCTTATCAAGATAGCAAATTTGAAGATTTCAATTTCGTTTTTGGTGTACTATCTCCTACCATTATCAGAGAAACCTAGGACCTACACCATGCTGATAAAgaacaaaattaaattattttcctGTCCACTTTGAATCAATTTAGTTGATatacattgtttttttttatctattttttgGCCATCAAGATATATTTATTATCACCAGTTAAAATTCTTAGGTTTATGTAGAGGTTGACAAAATTGGAGAGGATTTGGTCAAGGATTTGGAAAAATCATTGCCGACGTTATTGGTTGCTatcaatgatatattttttaaactgGAGGCATCTATCGGTCATTTTCATGCCAATCGTCAGgtaccggatatgtttcattaTTGAAATATTGTTTCTCATCTATTCCTTGTGCGGATCTGTTGTATGTGTCACACATCTGATagataataaaagatttatCAAATTAAGGATTTCCAATTTTTTCCTGTGACTGTGCATGCAGAGTGGCTCATCTGTTGATGGTTGCTTTTCTGTCCCTCTGATGTTTACAAAACTTCCAGAAGTAAACCAAGAAGGTTCTCAGTGGACAGATTGTGAGACAAGAGATGCAATAAACTTGATTTATGAGAATCTACACAGATTGAACTCTTATTTATCGGTGCTTGTAAGAGTTATTCCATAAATGTTTTGCTGATGTGAATAATACTTAGTCGTGTTCATCTTTTAATTGGTTCTTGATCTCCAATATTCTGTTGCAAGCAGACACCATCTTCTAGGACTTAATGTATGATGCTAACTGACAAATTATTTTTAGTCTGCAAGTTAATGTAATGCTATATTTTAGGTGGTATTGCTATACTCTTGACCTGAGGAAACAATTACCATaggattttgaattttgaaattgttATTGAATTATTCAAATAATTGTTGTATGCATCAGAACTTGAAAGTTTAGAAGTGAGTTACAAATAGTCTGGTTTCATATCTATATATGAATAAAGATGGCGTATGGTGCCTAAACTTGTTCCTGCCGCCATATCAGCAGCATTATCCATTCAGACAGACTAAGATGCGGCATGGTAACATTTTGTTAAATGTCCACATTCGCTGGATGTTAAATCTCCCACATCGGCTGGATTAAGTCATTTGGGCAATCTTCCCCCTTGAACTAGCTTTTAGGATTGAGTTAGGTCAAGTCTCAATCTTGACATATTATCAGAGCTCAGACCCACcattatgtgttggactgcccTGTAAGCCACCCGATCTTTTATAATTTATGCTCCAGATATTCAATCCTAGGCGTGAGGGATTGTGTTAAATGTATCATATCGGCTGAATTAAGTTCTTGGAAGCTGTATATATAGATTTGGACAATCTTCACCCCTTGATCTAGTTTTTGTGATTGAGTTAGGTCAAAATTTCAATCTTTAGCACATTTGAACTGATTCTAGCACAAGTCCTTTGAAATCATAATGTAAAAGTTTCCTTGCAATATCATTGGGAGTGAGTAGCTTGTAGACATGAGGGTATAAAATATTTCTCGCATTCTTATTGGAAGTTAATAGCTTGTCAACTTACAAATGCATACAATTCGATCCAACTAGGTTTCAAAACACTCCAAGCCGAAGAAAGTAACTATGTACTGGATGCGATATAGCTGTGGGGCATTGGGCTTTTCTTTTTGTTCCATATGGATTCTACGCCACAGTAAGTTGATGGGAAGCTCTGACATTGACAATTGGATTCGTGAGGCAACTGATTCTACCATAAGCTTTTGGAAAGATCATGTGGAGCAACCGGTAAGATTTGTTGAAGGGCCTCCACCTTAGTATTGCTGATATCTCTTCTTTGCTAAATGCAGGATGAACTGTTGGATATGCTTCCTTTCCCCAATTTTTAGTGGTGCTGATGTTTCTGAATGAGTTTTGgttcaaatttttttcaaacTTTGGCCTGTTACAAAAATGCAGGTCTCGCACCTCCAGAACAAGAATCTGGCAGATAAAGAGAAATAATTTTCTAGTCGAGTTCAGTTATGAATGTGCTATGATTTAAGTTATCTGTCAAGAATATTGGAGTGATCGATGACTTTGGATGTAAGATTAAGTAATGGATGGAGCATGGCCaatcataaattttttagtATCATGGATTGTGATGCTTTGGTAGAGTGTTTACGCATAGGATTGAAGCTGACTATAATGTAACTCAATCTTATGATGATGCTTGTTGTTGCATTAAATGGAATGCAATGTGATTTACATTGACACAGGGAGTGAATACAACAATTGAAAATATGACGAGACTTTGTTGTTATGGAGAAAAAAGGCTCTGTTGTGAAGTGATCATATGAAAAACACAATCCATAAATGCCATTTGTGTGTCTATGGGTAGTGAAATTGTTGTATATTCTATTCTGAGGCTGCCGTTTATTCTTTATCTGCACATTAAATTGCCAGTTTCACATTGCATGTCCCTTAGTTGCTTTTGCTATCAAAAGTcactttttgtttgttttt
It contains:
- the LOC142524253 gene encoding cysteine proteinase inhibitor-like codes for the protein MAATGTIRQCEGSQNSIEIEDLARFAVEEHNKKQNALLEFKNVKNVKQQVVAGTMYHITLEATDGGKKKVYEAKVWVKQWMNFKEVQEFKHVGDA
- the LOC142524260 gene encoding LOW QUALITY PROTEIN: protein DGS1, mitochondrial-like (The sequence of the model RefSeq protein was modified relative to this genomic sequence to represent the inferred CDS: substituted 2 bases at 2 genomic stop codons); amino-acid sequence: MGLWVLTKLRKLKPNLIYRPNGRVMWPKNSNFISIYQTESSPYVELGVAEMEVSAKNESSLPSNDLKALFSLYSRYLYNRIRTLFPISINCTNTLLSKVANIYGYSGRGRRKTCLPLPLPPTAAAALPDRSSVAITEGHRIFHVLEDIIEHTLRNLRSIQENLGFWQSKAESSDVQKAYFMICERGPYAFISGSVQLIRDCVADGSGMQNLYSSASSHISERIHVLTSLRYFLATFLAEVYVEVDKIGEDLVKDLEKSLPTLLVAINDIFFKLEASIGHFHANRQSGSSVDGCFSVPLMFTKLPEVNQEGSQWTDCETRDAINLIYENLHRLNSYLSVLVSKHSKPKKVTMYWMRYSCGALGFSFCSIWILRHSKLMGSSDIDNWIREATDSTISFWKDHVEQPILSIRDELFETFRKRQKGVMERAEVQLTADSLHRMLLAFSEQTVGKKFPKNASDQEMLEIVMTRYEKELMHPIQGLVGGELVRALLSRSDTXFXWQTVQKLKLDIDEAMLELDQILRANEINFAILAALPAFFLSLILAMLVRAWFKKDTRAEGRGRVARIQRRLLLVEIERAIVQLQRCEDQGLEKDAKCMYGLVLYFLDSLHCAVERQAKSTGEWICLRKDIVDLANPGLQTGYKLNIMSQLKGVYDCLLPSSIRQ